The DNA segment TTCAATTTATGCTTCTGAAAATTCTCgatctgaattttcagatatggaGGCTGTTTACCAATTTTTTCTTCCTCCGTAAATTTTCAATCAACTTTGGATTATACCTTCTTGTGATGTATGCGTTTCTTATGGTGTTTCTGCCAATCTTTTTCTGACTACTTTATATCCATTTTCTAATCTGATGACCAAATCAATTTGCCATTATAATCAAGCAGGATTTGAAGCTCCTTATCTTCTTTTCTCCAATAAGAAGGGGAGAAAAGCAGTCTATCACTATCGGTTAGTCATGCTTACAGTCATTGTGCTGTTTTGCTAATCAGTTGGCATACAGCTTCAAGATCTCTGTTTTGTTGTGCAAGGTTTTGATCCAACCACAATCGACATTCGAATACTCCCGTTATTCATTCCGTGTTTGGATTTCCATATTATATTGGAATCAGTCATCTATCTACCATCTCTTTTATCATGCTAGACATATTAAAAGTCTTGATTCAGGACTTGATTGACTCTCAGCTCTGTGCTTGATCCTGCGGATGCCTCCTGATGAAGTGTGCCGACGGATAGGTAAATGTTTGTGgtacaaaaataaagaaaaattaggAATACTTTTACAGAAATTTGTCCATGTCTTTTTGAAGGAAGCCATACTCGTGAAGCATAGATTATGATAGCTAAGTTCCAATCACTGGCACTAAACTTTTAGGTGGGTCACAAATTTGTCGAGCGATGCTGCAGGGCACAGTCTGGATTCCATTGCTGCTGCTTCCATCCACACCCACTTGAAGTTCCAAGGTAACTATTAGGATATCCCTGTCTTCCATAATTTGCAAGCCAGGTTGTTTTGATGGACTGCCTGTTTCTTTATGATTGCTTTGTTAAGAGTTATATCCTGCACTACACTGGTCTTGTTGCAATCAATCTGTCACCACTCAAAGGTCTTAAATccctctcatagagggagagaaCATGAACCTAGAATTGCTTTTCCAAACAATATCATTGTTGCTCAAAGCAACTTGGTGAGACTTCCCTTCAGCTGCTGTCAACTTTTATCTTTGTCGCCTTAGCAGGACCTAATTCTCTGTGCTATATCTCCATCCTGAACCCCTACATGGCTTACACTTCTCTGTGCAATGAGGACAAGTGAAAGGTCTTTATTAGCATTTGATATTCCTCTTCTGAAATTTTAGGTTTTGTTGGCATTGTTATCGAAAATATTTTCGTATTATGTTATCGAAAATATTACTTTTGCATTTACACCCTCCTGTGAGATATTATTTTGCACCACCCCCACCAATTCGTTCGCGCCGATAAATACGCGAGCAGCGTTAGCCCTCCTTCATCAGTGGTTCCTCACGCGAACTGAAGAAGAGGGAAGGCGATGTCGTGGCAAACGTACGTCGACGACCATTTGATGTGCGACATTGACGGCCAGCGCCTCACGGCCGCTTCCATCGTCGGCCACGACGGCAGCGTCTGGGCCCAGAGTGAGCTCTTCCCTCAGGTATCCTCCCTTATCCTTTCGGTTTGCTTCTTGGCTACGCCTCTCGATTAGTTTGATCTGCTTGTGTTCTTTGGATCTGATGGATGGTCGCTGCAGCGGCAGATCTGTTTGATCTGTTGtggtgttgatttttttttttctttttaactgTGGTTTTCTTCATCTGATGTTGGATCGAAGTTGGTCTTACCCGGACTTTTCGTTCTTGATGGGCTCTAACCTAGGATCACCTTTGTGTATGTCGGTAGATGTGGGTTCATGCTAGCCGTCGAATCCTTGCCCTGTGGAACAACGAGCAATTCGTGGTGAAGGGCTTGGATGGGGGATCGCATCGTGTGACGGTCTTGTATTGAGTCCTGGATGCGGAATTACACGGGGATTGCCAATGATCGATGGAGAGGAGATCTGGTTGTTGATTCTCGTGCTCCAGCATGTGCCCCCATTTTTTTTTGAGCGGGCATAAGTGATTGCGTTCATGATTCTGAGAGAATAAACTTTGGCGATCGGAAGAGATGATAAGATCTGACACAATGTCTTCAAAATAATTGTTTATTTGTTACGCTCATCGACTAATTTAAATGATGAGAGCTATACAAAATGTTTGACCTAATAAAGCCCTCGAGTTAAGGCATTCTAGTAGATCTTTTCTTATTTCTAGTCATGATAAGTTCATACAATTTATTTGACTTACAATTTTAATAAGTCAAAATAATGTATTTGACTTAGAATCTCTTCATCTGATGGGCTGCCAATTAGTGTATTAATACAGGaaacttaaatgttgacactaaaTTCTAGCTGATGATGCTGCAGAACACTTTTCTTGGGTCTTCTCAACATTTGACTATCTAGTCATTCAGTTATATTCATATAAATTCTGCAGTACAAGCCGGAAGAGATTTCTGCAATCATGAAAGACTTTGATGAACCTGGATCGCTTGCTCCAACTGGGTTGTACCTTGGAGGGACAAAGTACATGGTCATCCAGGGCGAGCCAGGAGCTGTTATTCGAGGGAAGAAGGTCAGACTCTATACCCTGCTTATTGACTAATCTACTCTGTGCTTTGTTTAACGTGAAGTTCAATATTTCGTTGAcctagaagttcaatggcattccaTTGTTATTGCACAGAATGCAAATTTGATTATACTCAAGTTTATATTTCTAAATACTTAATGCTTTCTTGAATGCATAAGACACATCATGaattgtttaatatttttttggaAATTCTAGCAATAATTAAATTAGGCCTTAATAAAAAAGAAACGATATCATGAAGATGATCAAAACTGTAAGTATCTGTATATTTGATGGGGGAGAATCATATTATTTCTGTTTTAAATTATGGATCCATGATGAAGTCAACTGGAGCTTGTCGCTTCTATGCTCAAAGTTTGTTTTTAAATTAAGGCATTTTGCTTGAAATTTTTGTTAATGATCATCCGGCATATGCAATTAAGAGAGTATGCAGGCTACGTCATCCGAACTATTAACCACAACACGTATGAATTACCCTCATTTCTGAATCTATTTGCCTCTAATTGTATCCCGTGATCCATATAGCTCATTAGTTAATGGTGATCATAAATGATTTAGATGGTATTATAACCATAGATCTTCTTCTTTCGATGATTCGTTTTTAAGATGTCTTTCAATGATGTCAAAGTTTCTAAGAGAACAGTTTGTAGTATAATATATGGTCTAATTTTGCAACAGACCTTATATACATGAGAGATAAGTGAAGATAGTAGGGTCCACATTGGCAGCAAGTGACTTTTCCTAGGCCTTAAAATAATTAGCTTAGAATTTGTTTTTCATACTTGTTGACTTTAAACAACTGGCTTTTCTTTCTAAGAGAACTGAAGCATGGGCTATATTAGTCTTTCTGGTCctcgattttcttttttttaatttaagcaACCAGTGGATGTTTTTGTTGATGTGGAAGACTTTAGATCAATAGAGTGAGATAGACAGTGGTTAGCTAATGTGGATCCATCAAACTGACaaactattaattttttaaatcaacATGAGTTATTGTTCTGTCTTCAAGGGTGCTCTGAGAACTGTATTCCTCCATTAATTGCAGAAAGCAAAATATTAATTAGCAATTATCTGGTAGCTTATTGATCTACCTGCACCATGTAATATCTTTTGGTAGACGTCTTAGTCTTGAAACCATGCCAGAACAGCTTAGTCTCACCATCGTTGGAAGAACTAATCCGACTCATTAGTTTATCAAATAGGATTACTACCTATTGCCTTAATTGCAGATCTACTTCTAGGTGGCTTATGCAAATTTTGTCATTTGCTTCATTTGTTATTttcatcaaattgttcctcaaatAGGATTACGCTCTGCCTGAGGCATCTCGATGAGAATACCTAATATGCGCAAAGGTAAAAGAACTAATGTTCAAGTAATATATTAACTGCCATGGTAACTTTTGATTGGTCAATCTTCACGTAGTTTTTATCTTGTAGGGTCATATTTTTGCCCTTTCCTGGATGGTATTTATATACATGGAAGTAAAACATGAAAATGAGACATGCCATGCATGCTCAGAGGTAAAATAGGTTAAACTTGACTTAATGTTGGGCCATCCTCAAACACCATCTGGCCCATATCTGCCACCCCAATTTTCATATAGACTCATAACCGTAAATGGGATATCAGTAGCTGAACAAACGAACCATACTATACTAAATTAGTCTTTAGCTAATTGTTCAAGATTTAAGCTTTTGGTTCTTTCATCAACGAGGagcattcttttttttcttctcaaataTGTATGTTTCAGTCGCACATAAACATAAATAATGTTTTCTTATAGGGTTCTGGCGGTGTTACTGTCAAGAAAACCAATCTGGCTTTGATATTTGGCTTATACGAGGAGCCAATGACCCCTGGTCAATGCAACATGGTAGTAGAGAGGCTCGGTGATTATCTCCTTGATCAAGGTTTTTGAATTAGTATACTGAGCTTGAatccttttccttttgtttttggtCTTAAAATCCTATAATATGGGTCTACGGTCTACCTGAAATTGCAACGAGTGTTACCAACAATGAGCTTGAAGTATTGTTGGAAGTAATGTTGAGAATGATTGTTGTTATTTATCTGTTTGTGTGGATTATAATGTTTTACTTCGTTTTGTAACATGTATCATTCTGTGGTCGACATTTCACATTTCATCGTGGAAGATACTATTAAATTGTagcatatatatatgatattgtgATGCTGCAATGAATGTTCAACGTTCTCTTACGCTCAAGTAGTAAAGAGAGAAAGATCAAATCCTCATATCCGTACTTTATAGTCGATCATCCCTAATGTTAGGGGAATATTTTCTACGTACAGAAAATATTTCGAATATTTTCCATTGGGATTTCGGTCGACATAGCACATTTGGATGTCTCTGTTTTGTCTTTACATTTGGATGTCTCTGTTTTGTCTTTTTATACTTGTCAAGATGCTACATATCAAGTCTTGATTGGAAACGAATCACATAGGAACATAAGCATGCCTGAAAAAATAAACATCCGttgtaaaatataaaacaaagaatagaaaggaataTGAAATGATTAAAAATTCTTCCTCGCGTTGCTACTTCAGATAGTTAATAATTACAACCTATCTAATGTACATTGTCAGGCCGTGAGCAAAGTTCATCTATCTTACCATGATGGGCTGTCTAGAATAGACAGATATTAAAACTTCAAATGGACTCGGCTAGATTACATCTATCGAGATATTAAAAGTTCAAATTGATTCGGCTAGATTGGATCTAATGAGTCTAATTTGGTTGTCACTGGACCGGCCAGCATATTTAATCTTCACCTATTctattatagacctcaaatgatatTTTCTAGGTGAATTCTGGATGGACTCAAACCTTCATTGCTCAAAGATTGCCTTCACTAACCCATCGTTGTCATGAGGCGATGTGCACAGCATAGAACTTAAATCTCAGTTCACAATTACCATATTATTATTATCACTAATATTATACAAAAGTAGTAGCTCCACTTTACACCGCCCCATGTGCCACTCCACGCATTACCTTCATATGCGTTATGtacctatatatataatataggtCGTGCGAACATGTTGTGTGTGTCTTTATGTCCAAAGGAATAATTTCTTTATAGATGATGTAATTATCGTCTCATATTTTGAAGTTCTTTGGAAATCATTTATTTGTGTAAGTAATTCTTTcacaaaaatttatatataatttgtcGATCCCAATATGAGGCTCAATCAACCCAAAATCTACGTGGTCTCGCAATGGTGGGTGGGACCCGTCATGCTATGCCAATCCCGACACGATCTCACCTATGCATGGTGGATGCCGTCCGATCCGTTTGCTTTCACGGCATCATTGATTGTAATTTAGTTGTAAATggattaaaattaaaattcattTTAAAGATCTGATAAATATACTGAGTCAATCGATTGTATTAACAGGTAAATTATTTCTTCGCTAGCTAACGGCAACACCAATTAGATTGTAAcaattataatgttgatcgattgggATTCCTGAAACGACAGCAACACCAATTATTCTTTTGACCCAGTGGGAATTCCGTTGGCTAACATCAGAGGTAGTAATAACTGCCATCAACATCGTTCGGTTAGGGCGCATGTGGCAGACAATTGTACCTAATCAGTAGCCATCCGGTATCTGCTCTGCTCTCATCAATGCACGCATTGATACACCCCCATGCAAGTCAGCATCGGCCGAGTCATTTGCGCGAACACTTTGTGGCCATCGATGTGCTCCTGCCGCACGTCACTTTCGAGTTTAAAGTGCATTGAATCGCGTCTTTACAATCACAAGTCACGCGAGagattccatcagaatatagtagATCTCTTCCGATCAATAGATGGTTGCCTTCGATCATGAGAGATGGCCAATGCCTTCCGGTCGTTCGACCCTTTGCCCAACAGGCAAACGAGAACCAACACAATCAGCAGCCACTCGATCCATCTCAGTAATGAGAGAATGCCAACTTCCTCTTCATCCATCAGCCAGTGTCTTCCGAGTATTTCGAGAAGGTAAAGTCCCTTTCTTTCACCACTCACGCAGCGAGGCCTGAGCATTCGACAAGTGCAAGCAACGGAGGGCGAGAATTATGGGTTCAGGGCCCGACCGTGACCTCTCGACATGTGCCTTCCGAGTGTGGGTCATGTCTCATAGATTCCTGCCACAGATGTGAGGCACAAAGCAGCAATTCAAATGCCCTATCGATCACTGGAGCTAATCTCAGCGAAGGGGTCAAGTGAGCAGGTTTTGTCTTCGAGCACTGCGTCGGATTGAATGAATCTTGTTTGGATTGTGATCTACATGATGGTCACTAATCAACTAAGTTCACCGTGCAGGAGGTGGAGCTCGAGAACCGAGGACGAGGAGGACCACCACTGGCTGCCCGGGGCCGTGAGAGACGAGAAAGCATCCGGTCGATCCATCCACGACAGGGGGGGAGGAGGGGTCATGTGATGCATGTACGAGAGGCTCCCGACACCGGCGCAGGTTGCCTGACATGGTGACCCCGAAAGATCCGTATCACACAGAAGGAATTCCAAGGACGGCTTCTGTAAGCATTACCTCACCCTGCACCGGCATTCGCATTCACATTCACATTCACCCTGAAGCACTTGCCATTTGTTTTGCTAATGATCCAGTAGATGATGATCtcaagagagagacagagaaagagacagagacagagaccaAAACAAAGCAACGATCTTAATCCTCAGCTTGGTACTTGTGAGTGTGGGAGTGTGCAGTTTGCAGAGAAGGTTTGAATGTTCACCAGGTAAGCATGTCCTTTTGGGCTAAGGGTAATTGGATTAAGCCCTGACATTGTTGGTTGGATGCATGGCCATCAACCTTGAGCCAGCCAACCTCAcaagaggatgatgatgatgacatgggCACACACCCTTTTCAAGAATTCAAAACTACACAAACTCCTGTATCTAAACAGTCACCTTAAACTAATCTAAACAGTCCATCTCAACTTAAAAGACTATAAGCCTAGTGGTTCGAGCTTAGAGAGTAAAGAAAGGGTGATCAGAGTGAGGGAAGAAGGACAAGTGACGTATTAGTCGTTTCTCTTGTCATTTCCAAAGGTATTCAGTGTGTTCAATCAATCCTTCTTAGTATTTCCATTAGTGTTCATGTGGTTGTTGGATTGGACTAATTCTGTAGATTATAGCTCGATGTTGCTGCTCTCACTCATTCATGGCTTCTCTCACAGGGAAGTCTAAATGAGCAGCAAAATGGGTAACCTTCCAAAGACTTGTTGATTGATGTTTAATGAATGAGTAGGTGATCGATCGTGTTCATCCACTGCAGCAGATTTGACTTGTAAGCATCCGACTGCCTCAAATTTGGGTAATCATGTGCTCAAAAGCAGAAGAAGAGCAGTCAAATGGATCCCACGAGGTGTGTTCATCTTTCGCGATCACTCACTGTTCTTTCTTGCAACTTTTTTGTAGCTTTTCCCAAGCGCAAGCTTTTCTCCACCTTGGAATCGCACTGAAGCGACAATAGAGGACGAGTGCTACAGAAAATACGATCGTTCATGAACTGATCCATACGATCTTCGATCTTCTTCGGCTTGGGTTGCGAGAAAATATACGTGTATCACCGGTGCATGTTCATGTAGAAGATTCCTGGGTACGGGGAGACTCTGAAGCGACACCATGAACGTGATTGCTCCATGGACACCAAGTACAGGCCGAGATCAGATGACACCCATGAGTTTGACCGGACGGTGCGACCGAGCCCGTTCTGCCGTCTTCTCCATGGACGCCGAGGCGGAGATGCTGCAGCAACAACCGTTGCACGTCGATCCTATCCTCGACCCCGTTGTCGAAGGAGCGATCGGGATATGGGCTGATTGATGCGACAAGAGGATCATGGAGAGAGATAGCGAGAAGAATGGCATCACACGTCATGGAGAAAGCTGTGGCACGGCTCGGTGGACTTGGCAGTGTAAGCCGACAAGGAGATGGTAGTGAGTGGCGCAGGTACCGAAATGTGCCCTAGGGAGGAGCATTTCGGTTAGGGAGATGAGGCAGCGTGATGCAAGCACAGCCTCCTTCGTTTGGAGGAAGATAAAGAGTGCAGTGCAGTGCAAAGTTTTGAGCTCGTGACAGAGTTGCGTGCACAGCCTCCCAAACCCTCTCATCAATCAAATCAAACTCTAATGATTACTGCAAATGAGGTATAAACAGTGTTAGCAACAGTATTCGATGGCCTGCAGCAGCTCTGAGGAACAAAAGTTGGCTGTGTGGGAGCTTTTGGCTGTTCATCTATTGCATCAGCAGCTTGTGGAGCTCAGAAGCAATAGTTATCATTTGGAAACCCAAGCCGAGTAGCGTTGTAGAGGTCACCGAAGGATTCGGTGCACGAGAAGACGGTCCAAAATAATTCTGCATCACGGACTGTGCAGGGAAGATTTTGACCGAaggaagaaacaaaactcggaccGCAATCTCAGCGAGTCGTCGTGAAATgttgtcaccggtgacatcttttgCTTTCCCACCAACACCATCACCATCAACATTACATTGCGACACGGCGGTCACCTCAAATCTAAGATCAAGGAAAATAATTGTCAGGCCAAGTCACGGTTCTCTGTTCATGTTCCTCCGTTTCGAGGTTTCAGGAAGTTGCAGGTCTTATTAAGAGAATAAGACGAAGCAAGAGCTGCTCATCTGGCACCATCATCACTGATAACACCTTGCTGCTGCCCTGCAAAAGCTATGAGTTTACCCCACACTGTCAGTCATATGGCCACAGTGGTCTGTCTCCGGCAAACCTCACTCTGATGCACATGCACCCATCAATCCAACCATGAGACAGCGAGGAAACAGTGCATTATCTCTAACATCAACGAGCAACGAGGGAGGAAGAACAAGGATTTGTTAGAGACAGTCTAAGAATTTACATGGATTCTATAGAGGAAAAGACACGATCAAGAGAGGAAGGTGGCGCAGATCGCTTCCTCTTATTCTTGTGATCTCAAGGACTCTTCTCGCATCAGGTCTTCCTTTGCAAGTAGGACTCCCTGTCGAGCCTCCCAACAACAGCTGTCTTGAAGTTGAAGGCCTCCTGCACGCGGGTGCAGGACCTCTGCATCATGGCTCCGCTCAAACTTGCCCGGGACTCCACCATCACTTCGCTCGGAGGCAGCCTCTTCCGCGTCCCCGCCGGCTCCGGCCGCTGCTTCGGTGCGCTCTGCGACCTCGCCTTCGCCTCGAAGGACTGCGTGCTCGCCATGTAGTTAGGGCAGTCGGGGACGTTCATGAAGCGGCGGAGAACCCCGTCGGCGCCGCACACGCTCTTCGTCGGCGTGACAGGCGCGTTGCCGGATGCGTTCACGTAGCGGGGAGTGCTCTGTGCCGTGTGCGACAGCCGGCACTTGTCGCCTGCGAGGCACCAGTCGTATTCTTGGAAGTTGCGGCAGTCGGGGATGAAGATCCTGGCCGGAATCTGGCACGGCAGCGGAGAGGAGATGGAACTCGAGTGCAGGTCGTCGGCGGGGTCCAAAACCGACGGGTTCGTCCGACGGGAAGATCTCGACGACTTCGGGCGGCAGGTGTCGATCTCCACGATCTTTGGGCTCCTGTCGAAGCCATTGGAAACGTTGTCGAGGCCGGCAGAGAGCCTCCTGCTATGGAACGACGACATGTTCTCGCTCCTCACCTCCTCGAACCTCTCCTACaatcaaggaagaagaagaacaggaAGCGCTGAGTAATATACCGATTACTAAGATCATATCGAGGACGTAATCAGCACTCGGACATACAAAAGGTGGCTGATGGCGGAACTCTAGCTGAAGTCTCCGGTCGTCCCGGAGAAGATTGCGAGCTCTCCGAGCTCGCACTGTCGCCTGAGCTCTGATGAGAGCCTGC comes from the Musa acuminata AAA Group cultivar baxijiao chromosome BXJ1-10, Cavendish_Baxijiao_AAA, whole genome shotgun sequence genome and includes:
- the LOC104000991 gene encoding profilin, with amino-acid sequence MSWQTYVDDHLMCDIDGQRLTAASIVGHDGSVWAQSELFPQYKPEEISAIMKDFDEPGSLAPTGLYLGGTKYMVIQGEPGAVIRGKKGSGGVTVKKTNLALIFGLYEEPMTPGQCNMVVERLGDYLLDQGF
- the LOC135583342 gene encoding protein IQ-domain 26-like, producing MGRAKRWLRSLWGGKKENREGKDYSGYCGDEDRREKKRWSFTKSVRGSGDDVVLGQNASTAAAVEAAWFRSFYSESEKEQSKHAIAVAAATAAAADAAVAAAQAAVAVVRLTNQGSGAMFGRSIERLAAVKIQSAFRAYLAKKALRALKALVKLQALVRGYLVRKQAAATLHSMQALIRAQATVRARRARNLLRDDRRLQLEFRHQPPFERFEEVRSENMSSFHSRRLSAGLDNVSNGFDRSPKIVEIDTCRPKSSRSSRRTNPSVLDPADDLHSSSISSPLPCQIPARIFIPDCRNFQEYDWCLAGDKCRLSHTAQSTPRYVNASGNAPVTPTKSVCGADGVLRRFMNVPDCPNYMASTQSFEAKARSQSAPKQRPEPAGTRKRLPPSEVMVESRASLSGAMMQRSCTRVQEAFNFKTAVVGRLDRESYLQRKT